A DNA window from Methylobacterium sp. NMS14P contains the following coding sequences:
- a CDS encoding nuclear transport factor 2 family protein, giving the protein MSDITEAAPAAEPDYDRLLRANLRRVFNERDADARAAALDEFYVAEPILFEPDNVVRGRAAIGAVAGTLLDRFGPTFRFVPVGRGVGHHGMGSLRWEAGPEGGPVAVTGTDVAEIVDGRIGRLWVLLDPPAA; this is encoded by the coding sequence ATGTCCGACATCACGGAGGCCGCACCGGCGGCGGAGCCGGACTACGACCGGCTGCTGCGCGCCAACCTGCGGCGGGTCTTCAACGAGCGGGACGCGGACGCGCGGGCGGCCGCCCTGGACGAGTTCTACGTGGCCGAGCCGATCCTGTTCGAGCCGGACAATGTCGTGCGCGGGCGGGCCGCGATCGGTGCGGTCGCCGGGACGCTGCTGGACCGGTTCGGGCCGACCTTCCGCTTCGTGCCCGTCGGCAGGGGGGTCGGGCACCACGGAATGGGATCGCTGCGGTGGGAAGCCGGTCCGGAGGGCGGACCGGTCGCGGTCACCGGGACGGACGTCGCCGAGATCGTGGACGGCAGGATCGGCCGACTCTGGGTGCTGCTCGACCCGCCGGCCGCCTGA